One part of the Actinomyces howellii genome encodes these proteins:
- the ppdK gene encoding pyruvate, phosphate dikinase codes for MPKYVYRFSEGDKDQKDLLGGKGANLAEMTRLGLPVPPGFTITTDACRAYLADGAVPEELSVQVTTALREVESELGRELGAAADPLLVSVRSGAKFSMPGMMETVLNIGLNDASVVGLGTVSGNERFAWDSYRRLIQMFGKTVLDVDGEHFSAALEAKKADRGVSLDYELDVTALSELVEEFKAIVREHAGIEFPQDPRDQLDMATEAVFRSWNTERAHIYRRREKIPHDLGTAVNVCTMVFGNMGETSGTGVCFTRDPSTGRSGVYGDYLVNAQGEDVVAGIRNTLSLADLERLDPTSYEELRGLMRRLETHYHDLCDIEFTIERGKLWLLQTRVGKRTAAAAFRVAMQLVDEKLITMDEALTRVTGEQLNQLMFPQFTDGGERDLLTRALPASPGAAVGYVAFDNAEAVSRTEAGEPVILVRRETNPDDLPGMVAAVGVLTARGGKTSHAAVVARGMGKTCVCGADALEVDAAARTVRVAGRDVVLTSETMIAIDGQSGEVFLGEVPVADSPVTTYLRQGLEEALKQAEDEDTRELVTSVDRLMRHADAVRRLAVRANADTPEDALHALHRGAQGVGLCRTEHMFLGERKQFVQNLILAQSENEREAALSALLPLQKGDFVQMLETMDGKPMTIRLIDPPLHEFLPDLTELSVKVAVDRERGTLDPADEELLAVVRRQHEANPMLGLRGARLLLTQPGLIELQVRAIAEAAVERLKVGGSPQPEIMIPLIGSVRELQIARERAEAVLAEVAADSGQVLDFPIGCMIELPRAAVSADTIAEEADFFSFGTNDLTQTTWGFSRDDVEGTFFKEYMDEGVFGVSPFETLDERGVGRVVELGVERGRQTKPELKMGVCGEHGGDPESIEFFHRVGLNYVSCSPFRVPVARLEAGRAAVFHPKG; via the coding sequence ATGCCCAAGTACGTGTACCGCTTCAGCGAGGGCGACAAGGACCAGAAGGACCTCCTGGGCGGTAAGGGTGCCAACCTCGCCGAGATGACCCGCCTCGGCCTGCCGGTGCCTCCCGGGTTCACGATCACCACCGACGCCTGCCGGGCCTACCTGGCCGACGGCGCCGTCCCCGAGGAGCTGTCCGTCCAGGTGACCACCGCCCTGCGTGAGGTCGAGTCCGAGCTCGGCCGCGAGCTGGGCGCCGCCGCGGACCCGCTGCTCGTCTCGGTGCGCTCCGGCGCGAAGTTCTCGATGCCCGGAATGATGGAGACGGTCCTCAACATCGGCCTCAACGACGCCTCGGTGGTCGGCCTGGGCACGGTGTCGGGCAACGAGCGCTTCGCCTGGGACTCCTACCGGCGCCTCATCCAGATGTTCGGCAAGACGGTGCTCGACGTCGACGGCGAGCACTTCTCCGCCGCCCTGGAGGCCAAGAAGGCCGACCGCGGGGTGAGCCTCGACTACGAGCTCGACGTGACGGCCCTGTCCGAGCTCGTCGAGGAGTTCAAGGCCATCGTGCGCGAGCACGCCGGCATCGAGTTCCCCCAGGACCCGCGCGACCAGCTCGACATGGCCACCGAGGCGGTCTTCCGCTCCTGGAACACCGAGCGCGCCCACATCTACCGCCGCCGCGAGAAGATCCCCCACGACCTGGGCACTGCCGTCAACGTGTGCACGATGGTCTTCGGCAACATGGGCGAGACCTCCGGCACCGGCGTGTGCTTCACCCGGGACCCCTCGACCGGGCGCTCGGGCGTCTACGGCGACTACCTCGTCAACGCCCAGGGTGAGGACGTCGTCGCCGGGATCCGCAACACCCTGTCCCTGGCCGACCTCGAGAGGCTCGACCCCACGAGCTACGAGGAGCTGCGCGGCCTCATGCGCCGCCTGGAGACCCACTACCACGACCTGTGCGACATCGAGTTCACCATCGAGCGGGGCAAGCTCTGGCTGCTCCAGACCCGCGTGGGCAAGCGCACGGCGGCGGCCGCCTTCCGGGTGGCCATGCAGCTGGTCGACGAGAAGCTCATCACGATGGACGAGGCGCTCACCCGCGTCACCGGCGAGCAGCTCAACCAGCTCATGTTCCCGCAGTTCACCGACGGGGGAGAGCGCGACCTGCTCACCCGCGCCCTGCCCGCCTCCCCCGGGGCGGCCGTGGGCTACGTCGCCTTCGACAACGCCGAGGCGGTCTCGCGCACCGAGGCCGGCGAGCCGGTCATCCTCGTGCGCCGGGAGACCAACCCCGACGACCTGCCCGGCATGGTCGCCGCCGTCGGCGTGCTGACCGCACGCGGTGGCAAGACCTCCCACGCCGCGGTCGTGGCGCGCGGCATGGGCAAGACCTGCGTGTGCGGCGCCGACGCCCTCGAGGTCGACGCCGCCGCGAGGACGGTGCGCGTGGCCGGCCGCGACGTCGTGCTCACCTCCGAGACGATGATCGCCATCGACGGCCAGAGCGGCGAGGTCTTCCTCGGCGAGGTCCCGGTGGCCGACTCCCCGGTGACCACCTACCTGCGCCAGGGCCTGGAGGAGGCTCTCAAGCAGGCCGAGGACGAGGACACCCGTGAGCTCGTCACGAGCGTCGACCGCCTCATGCGCCACGCCGACGCGGTGCGGCGCCTGGCGGTGCGGGCCAACGCCGACACCCCCGAGGACGCGCTGCACGCCCTGCACCGCGGGGCCCAGGGCGTGGGCCTGTGCCGCACCGAGCACATGTTCCTCGGGGAGCGCAAGCAGTTCGTCCAGAACCTCATCCTCGCCCAGTCCGAAAACGAGCGCGAGGCCGCCCTGTCGGCGCTCCTGCCGCTGCAGAAGGGCGACTTCGTCCAGATGCTCGAGACGATGGACGGCAAGCCGATGACGATCCGTCTCATCGACCCGCCGCTGCACGAGTTCCTGCCCGACCTCACTGAGCTGAGCGTCAAGGTCGCCGTCGACCGGGAGCGGGGCACCCTCGACCCGGCCGACGAGGAGCTGCTCGCCGTCGTGCGCCGCCAGCACGAGGCCAACCCCATGCTCGGGCTGCGCGGCGCCCGGCTGCTGCTCACCCAGCCCGGCCTCATCGAGCTGCAGGTGCGCGCGATCGCCGAGGCCGCCGTCGAGCGGCTCAAGGTCGGGGGGAGCCCGCAGCCCGAGATCATGATCCCGCTCATCGGCTCGGTCCGTGAGCTGCAGATCGCCCGTGAGCGGGCCGAGGCCGTCCTGGCCGAGGTCGCCGCGGACTCCGGCCAGGTCCTCGACTTCCCGATCGGCTGCATGATCGAGCTGCCCCGGGCGGCGGTCTCGGCGGACACGATCGCCGAGGAGGCCGACTTCTTCTCCTTCGGCACCAACGACCTGACCCAGACGACGTGGGGCTTCTCCCGAGACGACGTCGAGGGGACCTTCTTCAAGGAGTACATGGACGAGGGCGTCTTCGGGGTCTCCCCCTTCGAGACCCTCGATGAGCGCGGTGTGGGACGGGTCGTCGAGCTCGGGGTCGAGCGCGGGCGGCAGACCAAGCCCGAGCTCAAGATGGGCGTGTGCGGTGAGCACGGCGGCGACCCGGAGTCGATCGAGTTCTTCCACCGGGTGGGGCTCAACTACGTGTCCTGCTCGCCCTTCCGCGTCCCGGTGGCCCGCCTCGAGGCGGGGCGTGCCGCGGTCTTCCACCCCAAGGGCTGA
- a CDS encoding putative glycoside hydrolase yields MNASLVHGAGAWIRYGAPVELEELDFAAEHYRVAVLQPWETRAAAWLKSVRPDMTVLAYRCLSSVREAEPWRRRASGLGLREVRRRGWLARGADGSPIQWRDAPGRFQARVWDPGYRSRWAEQVASDLARSAFDGVMADGDVFGACHGLDLHGLDPRDETAPRDAEGLRAALNALVAEAGQELADGGRLLVPNIAQAHREDGRWDLHASWGGGVDESWLGTETASDPDETTALAQVRELAGPGLSIVRTPSGGRGRRFDGSAQAHYGLAAFWVFGAGPDHGREDQARPAALPTGAARRAFTSTGTLDYSRTPWFPALDADLGAPVGPPRRCSGVWRRDFEGGTAAVALGADGGELILPRGLRFPGPSGAPDGPALGERVFLEARHGLLALRP; encoded by the coding sequence ATGAACGCCTCCCTCGTGCACGGTGCGGGCGCCTGGATCCGCTACGGCGCGCCCGTGGAGCTCGAGGAGCTCGACTTCGCCGCCGAGCACTACCGGGTAGCGGTTCTCCAGCCCTGGGAGACTCGCGCCGCCGCCTGGCTCAAGTCGGTGCGCCCCGATATGACGGTCCTGGCCTACCGGTGCCTGTCCTCGGTGCGTGAGGCCGAGCCCTGGCGCAGACGCGCATCCGGTCTGGGCCTGCGTGAGGTGCGTCGGCGAGGGTGGCTGGCCCGAGGGGCCGACGGCTCGCCGATCCAGTGGCGCGACGCCCCCGGCCGTTTCCAGGCCCGGGTCTGGGACCCCGGCTACCGGAGCCGGTGGGCCGAGCAGGTGGCCTCAGACCTCGCCCGCAGCGCCTTCGACGGCGTCATGGCCGACGGCGACGTCTTCGGGGCCTGCCACGGCCTGGACCTGCACGGCCTCGACCCCCGGGACGAGACCGCCCCCCGGGACGCCGAGGGGCTGCGCGCCGCCCTCAACGCCCTCGTGGCCGAGGCGGGCCAGGAGCTCGCCGACGGCGGCAGGCTCCTCGTGCCCAACATCGCCCAGGCGCACCGCGAGGACGGGCGCTGGGACCTCCACGCCTCGTGGGGCGGCGGGGTCGACGAGTCGTGGCTGGGGACCGAGACCGCCTCCGACCCCGACGAGACGACCGCGCTGGCCCAGGTGCGTGAGCTGGCCGGCCCGGGCCTGAGCATCGTGCGCACCCCCTCGGGAGGGCGAGGCAGGCGCTTCGACGGCTCGGCCCAGGCTCACTACGGGCTCGCTGCCTTCTGGGTCTTCGGCGCCGGTCCCGACCACGGTCGGGAGGACCAGGCTCGCCCGGCGGCCCTGCCCACGGGGGCCGCCCGTCGGGCCTTCACGTCCACCGGCACCCTCGACTACTCGCGCACCCCGTGGTTCCCTGCCCTCGACGCCGACCTGGGCGCCCCCGTCGGGCCGCCCCGTCGCTGCTCGGGGGTGTGGCGCCGCGACTTCGAGGGCGGGACCGCCGCCGTCGCGCTGGGGGCCGACGGCGGCGAGCTCATCCTGCCCCGCGGGCTGCGGTTCCCGGGCCCCTCCGGCGCGCCTGACGGGCCGGCGCTCGGGGAGCGGGTGTTCCTCGAGGCGCGTCACGGGCTCCTGGCCCTACGCCCCTGA
- a CDS encoding ATP-dependent Clp protease ATP-binding subunit: protein MFERFTDRARRVVVLAQDEARALNHNYIGTEHLLLGLIHEGEGVAAKALESMEVSLDAVRAQVVEIIGEGQSAPSGHIPFTPRAKKVLELSLREALQLGHNYIGTEHILLGLLREGEGVAAQVLTKLGADLSTVRQTVMQMLSGYEGKETVTAGPGSSKEGTPSGSAILDQFGRNLTAAAREGKLDPVIGRHKEMERVMQILSRRTKNNPVLIGEPGVGKTAVVEGLSQAIVHGDVPETLRDKQLYSLDMGSLVAGSRYRGDFEERLKKVLKEVRTRGDIVLFIDEIHTLVGAGAAEGAVDAASILKPMLARGELQTIGATTLDEYRKIEKDAALERRFQPVTVEQPSIEETIGILNGLRDRYEAFHRVVITDDAIEAAAKLADRYINDRFLPDKAIDLIDEAGARLRIRRMTAPPELREIDERIAAVKREKESAIDDQDFERAAALRDDERRLTEQRSDKEKAWRSGDLDQVAEVDENLVAEVLAMSTGIPVVKLTEAESAKLLNMETELHKRIIGQDKAIEALSKSIRRTRAGLKDPKRPGGSFIFAGPTGVGKTELAKALAEFLFDDEDALIQLDMSEFAEKHTVSRLFGAPPGYVGYDEGGQLTEKVRRRPFSVVLFDEVEKAHPDIFNSLLQILEDGHLSDAQGRVVDFKNTVIIMTTNLGSKDIGKSVATGFQSTEGGHMDYEEMKAHVNRELKQQFRPEFLNRVDDLIVFPQLTKAEVRQIVDLMIARLDKRLVEQEMTVELTEAAKDLLAERGFDPVLGARPLRRAIQRDIEDALSEKILFGEISRGQKVIVDAVGEGILGEFTFHGEGWDPKIGSDPLSAEVAAVQEAEQVVAGVGPDSGEAAPEGAGS from the coding sequence ATGTTCGAACGCTTCACCGACCGCGCCCGCCGCGTCGTCGTCCTGGCCCAGGACGAGGCCCGGGCGCTCAACCACAACTACATCGGCACCGAGCACCTCCTCCTCGGCCTCATCCACGAGGGCGAGGGCGTCGCCGCCAAGGCCCTGGAGTCGATGGAGGTCTCCCTGGACGCCGTGCGCGCCCAGGTCGTCGAGATCATCGGCGAGGGCCAGTCGGCCCCCAGCGGGCACATCCCCTTCACCCCGCGCGCCAAGAAGGTCCTTGAGCTGAGCCTGCGCGAGGCCCTTCAGCTCGGCCACAACTACATCGGCACCGAGCACATCCTCCTGGGCCTCCTGCGCGAGGGTGAGGGGGTCGCCGCCCAGGTCCTCACCAAGCTCGGGGCGGACCTGTCGACGGTGCGCCAGACGGTCATGCAGATGCTCTCGGGCTACGAGGGCAAGGAGACCGTGACCGCCGGCCCCGGCAGCTCCAAGGAGGGCACTCCCTCGGGCTCGGCCATCCTCGACCAGTTCGGGCGCAACCTGACGGCCGCCGCCCGTGAGGGCAAGCTCGACCCGGTCATCGGCAGGCACAAGGAGATGGAGCGGGTCATGCAGATCCTCTCCCGGCGCACGAAGAACAACCCGGTCCTCATCGGGGAGCCGGGCGTGGGCAAGACCGCGGTCGTCGAGGGGCTGAGCCAGGCCATCGTCCACGGCGACGTGCCCGAGACCCTGCGCGACAAGCAGCTCTACTCCCTCGACATGGGCTCCCTCGTGGCGGGCTCGCGCTACCGCGGTGACTTCGAGGAGCGCCTCAAGAAGGTGCTCAAGGAGGTGCGCACCCGGGGCGACATCGTCCTGTTCATCGACGAGATCCACACCCTCGTCGGTGCGGGTGCCGCCGAGGGCGCGGTCGACGCCGCCTCCATCCTCAAGCCGATGCTCGCCCGCGGTGAGCTCCAGACGATCGGGGCCACCACCCTCGACGAGTACCGCAAGATCGAGAAGGACGCCGCCCTCGAGCGACGCTTCCAGCCCGTCACCGTCGAGCAGCCCTCGATCGAGGAGACCATCGGGATCCTCAACGGCCTGCGGGACCGCTACGAGGCCTTCCACCGGGTCGTCATCACCGACGACGCCATCGAGGCCGCCGCCAAGCTCGCCGACCGCTACATCAACGACCGCTTCCTGCCTGACAAGGCCATCGACCTCATCGACGAGGCCGGGGCGCGGCTGCGCATCCGCCGCATGACCGCCCCGCCCGAGCTGCGCGAGATCGACGAGCGGATCGCCGCGGTCAAGCGCGAGAAGGAGAGCGCCATCGACGACCAGGACTTCGAGCGCGCCGCCGCTCTGCGCGACGACGAGCGACGCCTGACCGAGCAGCGCTCGGACAAGGAGAAGGCGTGGAGGTCGGGCGACCTCGACCAGGTCGCCGAGGTCGACGAGAACCTCGTGGCCGAGGTCCTGGCCATGTCCACCGGCATCCCGGTGGTCAAGCTGACCGAGGCCGAGTCCGCCAAGCTGCTCAACATGGAGACCGAGCTCCACAAGCGCATCATCGGCCAGGACAAGGCCATCGAGGCCCTGTCGAAGTCGATCCGTCGCACCCGGGCCGGCCTCAAGGACCCCAAGCGCCCGGGCGGCTCCTTCATCTTCGCCGGCCCCACCGGCGTGGGCAAGACCGAGCTGGCCAAGGCGCTGGCGGAGTTCCTCTTCGACGACGAGGACGCCCTCATCCAGCTCGACATGTCCGAGTTCGCCGAGAAGCACACCGTCTCGCGGCTGTTCGGCGCGCCTCCCGGCTACGTCGGCTACGACGAGGGCGGGCAGCTCACCGAGAAGGTGCGCCGCCGTCCCTTCAGCGTCGTGCTCTTCGACGAGGTGGAGAAGGCCCACCCGGACATCTTCAACTCCCTGCTCCAGATCCTGGAGGACGGCCACCTGTCCGACGCCCAGGGGCGGGTCGTCGACTTCAAGAACACGGTCATCATCATGACGACCAACCTCGGCTCGAAGGACATCGGCAAGTCGGTGGCCACCGGCTTCCAGTCCACCGAGGGCGGCCACATGGACTACGAGGAGATGAAGGCCCACGTCAACCGGGAGCTCAAGCAGCAGTTCCGCCCCGAGTTCCTCAACCGCGTCGACGACCTCATCGTCTTCCCGCAGCTGACCAAGGCCGAGGTGCGCCAGATCGTCGACCTCATGATCGCCCGCCTCGACAAGCGGCTGGTCGAGCAGGAGATGACCGTCGAGCTGACCGAGGCGGCCAAGGACCTCCTGGCCGAGCGCGGCTTCGACCCCGTCCTCGGCGCCCGTCCGCTGCGTCGGGCCATCCAGCGCGACATCGAGGACGCCCTGAGCGAGAAGATCCTCTTCGGGGAGATCTCCCGCGGCCAGAAGGTCATCGTCGACGCCGTCGGCGAGGGGATCCTCGGCGAGTTCACCTTCCACGGCGAGGGCTGGGACCCCAAGATCGGCTCCGACCCGCTGAGCGCCGAGGTCGCCGCGGTCCAGGAGGCCGAGCAGGTCGTCGCCGGGGTGGGGCCGGACTCGGGTGAGGCCGCGCCCGAGGGCGCCGGGTCCTGA
- a CDS encoding response regulator: MRLLIVDDHPVVRSGLVGMLGAAADIELVGQAADGAEAVRLARELDPDVVLMDLRMPVLDGVEATRLIAGWEPVERDKDGAGPAPRVVVLTTYDSDEDILPAVEAGAIGYVLKDSVREEILDAVRAAAMGRGVLSPRVTRRLVKAARGEGGERREVPMSLSPREREILEAVSRGLPNSQIAIELCIAETTVKTYLVRAFNKLGVDSRAAAVARALRYGMLDPR, encoded by the coding sequence GTGCGTCTGCTGATCGTCGATGACCACCCGGTGGTGCGCTCGGGGCTGGTCGGGATGCTCGGTGCTGCTGCGGACATCGAGCTGGTCGGGCAGGCGGCGGACGGTGCCGAGGCCGTGCGGCTGGCTCGCGAGCTCGACCCCGATGTCGTGCTCATGGACCTGCGCATGCCTGTGCTCGACGGGGTCGAGGCCACTCGGCTCATCGCGGGGTGGGAGCCGGTGGAGCGTGATAAAGACGGAGCTGGTCCCGCTCCCCGGGTGGTGGTCCTGACCACCTACGACTCCGACGAGGACATCCTGCCCGCGGTCGAGGCCGGTGCCATCGGCTACGTGCTCAAGGACTCCGTACGCGAGGAGATCCTGGACGCGGTGCGCGCGGCCGCGATGGGGCGAGGCGTCCTCAGCCCCCGTGTCACGCGCCGCCTGGTCAAGGCGGCCCGCGGGGAGGGCGGGGAGCGTCGAGAGGTCCCGATGTCCCTGTCACCCCGTGAGCGCGAGATCCTTGAGGCGGTCTCCCGGGGGCTGCCCAACAGTCAGATCGCGATCGAGTTGTGCATCGCCGAGACGACGGTCAAGACCTATCTCGTGCGGGCATTCAACAAGCTCGGTGTCGATTCTCGTGCCGCCGCCGTCGCCCGCGCGCTGCGCTACGGCATGCTCGACCCACGCTGA
- a CDS encoding sensor histidine kinase: protein MSTQGHEPPGPPPWWRRLAVFATRGNGRPGSVHVPLSRLGLPGWLWRMSAWLLVAADLALLSRSSWGYIGFFVVFPLLWLVHTRYWAAALSLVVFGCGIVVAEHLRGSPAPWQVAAVSVLVSLISGTWMTRAQMARGNALAALAAKDAAMGALARTQDELVAAEHAAGAALERERWAREVHDTLAQGFVSVVALSQAALTEVSEPTEAGDHQALSSVSVRLRQIEEVARENLLEARSLVEGSGPDALRRRGLESALRRLVDSRAVDGLRITLWLTGGPLDDLPPALQVVVLRLVQEGLSNVRRHAQAGLAEVEVAPMAGELLVTISDDGVGLGGAVPGVGLTGMRTRVELLGGELSVGPLRTGSANEHTGTVIRARMPL, encoded by the coding sequence GTGAGCACCCAGGGGCACGAGCCTCCCGGCCCACCGCCGTGGTGGCGGCGTCTGGCCGTCTTCGCCACCCGGGGCAACGGCCGGCCCGGATCCGTCCACGTCCCGCTGAGTCGTCTCGGCCTGCCCGGGTGGCTCTGGCGCATGAGCGCCTGGCTGCTCGTCGCCGCCGACCTCGCCCTGCTCTCGCGCAGCTCCTGGGGCTATATCGGGTTCTTCGTCGTCTTCCCGCTGCTGTGGCTCGTCCACACGCGGTACTGGGCCGCGGCACTGAGCCTTGTCGTCTTCGGCTGCGGCATCGTGGTGGCCGAGCACCTCAGGGGGTCGCCCGCCCCGTGGCAGGTCGCCGCGGTCTCCGTCCTCGTCTCCCTCATCTCGGGGACGTGGATGACCCGTGCCCAGATGGCGCGCGGCAACGCCCTGGCGGCCCTGGCCGCCAAGGACGCGGCGATGGGAGCCCTGGCCCGGACCCAGGACGAGCTCGTCGCCGCCGAGCACGCTGCCGGTGCGGCCCTGGAGCGTGAGCGCTGGGCCCGCGAGGTCCACGACACCCTCGCCCAAGGCTTCGTGTCGGTCGTCGCCCTGTCCCAGGCGGCGCTGACGGAGGTCTCCGAGCCGACCGAGGCGGGCGACCACCAGGCGCTGAGCTCGGTGTCAGTGCGCCTGAGGCAGATCGAGGAGGTCGCGCGCGAGAACCTCCTCGAGGCCCGCTCACTGGTCGAGGGAAGCGGTCCTGACGCCCTGCGCAGGCGCGGGCTCGAGTCGGCGCTGCGCCGGCTCGTCGACTCCCGCGCCGTCGACGGGCTGCGGATCACGCTCTGGCTGACCGGGGGGCCGCTCGACGACCTTCCCCCGGCCCTTCAGGTCGTGGTCCTGCGCCTGGTGCAGGAGGGACTGAGCAACGTGAGGCGCCACGCGCAGGCAGGGCTCGCCGAGGTCGAGGTGGCTCCGATGGCCGGCGAGCTTCTTGTCACCATCAGCGACGACGGCGTCGGCTTAGGCGGGGCCGTGCCGGGTGTGGGGCTGACCGGGATGAGGACCCGAGTCGAGCTGCTCGGAGGAGAGCTGAGCGTCGGCCCGCTGCGGACTGGTTCGGCCAACGAGCACACAGGAACCGTCATCCGGGCAAGAATGCCCTTGTGA
- a CDS encoding ABC transporter permease, with protein sequence MTTTALDPATPPGRRPRAAQRPSTATAAVLSLTRVGLVAFVREPIAFVFGVLYPLFMLLLFNAVFPGEISPGVDFGDYMLPAMISTGILMSGMQVLAITVAAERESGELKRLSVLPVPSWAYVAGKCLYSIVLTVVNTVVLILVGSLALGISLPRSPGSWALMALALVLTVATCTAWGLAIGRLCPSSRAASGIVTPMVIILQFVSGLVLPLSQLPGWMVDIFSVLPVRWAAQLMRQAFLPADFATMEPAGTWETGKALIVVTAWLIGGVVAAMVIARRDTVDR encoded by the coding sequence ATGACCACCACCGCCCTGGACCCCGCCACCCCGCCCGGCCGACGTCCACGCGCCGCCCAACGGCCCTCCACCGCCACGGCGGCCGTGCTGTCCCTGACCCGGGTGGGTCTCGTCGCCTTCGTGCGCGAGCCCATCGCCTTCGTCTTCGGGGTCCTCTACCCCCTGTTCATGCTCCTGCTGTTCAACGCGGTCTTCCCCGGGGAGATCAGCCCGGGGGTCGATTTCGGGGACTACATGCTGCCGGCGATGATCAGCACCGGGATCCTCATGAGCGGCATGCAGGTCCTGGCCATCACCGTGGCCGCCGAGCGGGAGTCCGGCGAGCTCAAGCGCCTGTCCGTCCTTCCCGTGCCCTCCTGGGCCTACGTCGCCGGAAAGTGCCTGTACAGCATCGTCCTGACCGTGGTCAACACGGTGGTGCTCATCCTCGTGGGGAGCCTCGCCCTGGGCATCTCCCTGCCCCGGTCGCCGGGCTCCTGGGCACTCATGGCGCTGGCCCTCGTGCTCACCGTCGCCACGTGCACCGCCTGGGGCCTGGCCATCGGACGCCTGTGCCCCTCCTCGCGCGCCGCCTCGGGGATCGTCACCCCGATGGTCATCATCCTCCAGTTCGTCAGCGGTCTCGTCCTTCCCCTGTCCCAGCTGCCCGGCTGGATGGTCGACATCTTCTCGGTGCTGCCCGTGCGCTGGGCGGCCCAGCTCATGCGCCAGGCCTTCCTGCCCGCCGACTTCGCCACCATGGAGCCCGCCGGCACCTGGGAGACCGGAAAGGCGCTTATCGTCGTCACCGCATGGCTCATCGGTGGGGTCGTGGCCGCCATGGTCATCGCCAGGCGCGATACGGTGGATCGGTGA
- a CDS encoding ABC transporter ATP-binding protein, with the protein MSSAPAAIEIRSLTKSYGDKEVLRGLDLSVPAGSVLALLGPNGAGKTTTVEILQGLRRRDGGEVRVLGEDPQRSPRAWRARIGVVSQTAADLDSLTVTEAVSHVSRFFADPDDVATTIDRVGLSDDARTRVSRLSGGRRRRLDVALAIVGRPELLFLDEPTTGFDPKARRAFWTLVEDLAADGTTVLLTTHYLDEAARLADEVAIVVGGRVVEHDAPEVLARQAGDQRTVSWIEDGAEHTEHTLRPTAVVQGLAARLAGPDGEIPGLQVHTPTLEDHYLDLVSLHHEA; encoded by the coding sequence ATGTCATCCGCCCCTGCCGCGATCGAGATCCGTTCCCTGACCAAGTCCTACGGCGACAAGGAGGTGCTGCGCGGCCTGGACCTCAGCGTCCCGGCGGGCTCGGTCCTGGCGCTCCTGGGCCCCAACGGGGCGGGCAAGACGACGACCGTCGAGATCCTTCAGGGGCTGCGGCGCCGTGACGGGGGAGAGGTGCGCGTCCTGGGCGAGGATCCCCAGCGCTCGCCACGAGCCTGGCGGGCGCGCATCGGGGTGGTCTCCCAGACGGCCGCCGACCTGGACTCGCTGACCGTCACCGAGGCGGTGTCCCACGTCTCGCGCTTCTTCGCCGACCCCGACGACGTGGCCACCACCATCGACCGCGTCGGGTTGTCCGACGACGCCCGCACCCGCGTCTCGCGCCTGTCGGGCGGCAGACGGCGCCGCCTCGACGTCGCCCTGGCCATCGTGGGCCGCCCCGAGCTGCTCTTCCTCGACGAGCCGACCACGGGATTCGACCCCAAGGCGCGCCGAGCCTTCTGGACCCTTGTCGAGGACCTGGCCGCCGACGGCACGACCGTGCTGTTGACCACCCACTACCTCGACGAGGCCGCCCGCCTGGCCGATGAGGTCGCCATCGTCGTCGGCGGGCGCGTCGTCGAGCACGACGCCCCGGAGGTCCTCGCCCGCCAGGCCGGCGACCAGCGCACGGTCAGCTGGATCGAGGACGGCGCCGAGCACACCGAGCACACCCTGCGGCCCACCGCGGTCGTCCAAGGCCTGGCCGCGCGCCTGGCGGGACCCGACGGCGAGATCCCCGGGCTCCAGGTGCACACCCCCACCCTCGAGGACCACTACCTCGACCTCGTCTCCCTCCACCACGAGGCCTGA